The Micropterus dolomieu isolate WLL.071019.BEF.003 ecotype Adirondacks linkage group LG11, ASM2129224v1, whole genome shotgun sequence genomic interval ACCAACTACCAGTCACATATTTCCTTTTTCCATTTACATGTAGATCATTCTTGGTTACTCTAAAAATACTTTGGCTGTCAAGAAATGTAACTGAATCGTCCAATTTTGCTTATTTAACCACAAtgaattattctttattttcattattttttgctCTTGGTAATTACAGTGAAATCTCCCTTACCAGATGCCTTCATGGAGCCAGTCATGGCTTTACTTTTATCAACTGACCTCAATGTGCAAAAGactatctctctctccttggTCAATCTGCTCGTAAAGAATAATGGTAAGTTCTAAGAATCACAAGCTATTTAAAGTTTTGTCTTTAACCTCTCGTCGGTGTGTGTTAGATGGTCATAATTACTGTccataaaatctgatttcagtgTGCAAAGAGTTAGTGATTGAAATGGGCATGCTGGTGCCTATACTGGAGCTGTTCCAGTCTGGTGATGCCACCGGTCAGTGTCACTCATGTGCCTGTGTCACCATGCTGGCCTCCTCAGGTTTGTACAGAAAGGGAGGAAATCATTTGCATTTGGTGGAACTCTTTtaatgacagaaaaataaataatatatagaaACAATAGCAATCATTGTATTTATGCATTAGTAATTGTGGCCAGTTACTGGCCACATTGACTTGCCTGAAATTTTCTATCTTAATCAGCTGAGCATGTGTGgtggtttttctttcttttcatacaGAATCAAACAGGGAAGCTATCACTACGGATGGAATCATACCTCTGTTGGCTTTAGCAAAATCCTACGACCCACAGGTGCAACAGAGCGCAACTTGGGCTCTCCTCCATCTCACACAGTCAGGTGGGATCATTTCCTTTTAAATCTCAATGttaaacatatttttcataAGACTAGAAGCTGCTGGGCTATGTTCCTTCTTTGCTTGGAAACATGATCCATGAGAAAATTGTTTCTTCCTTTTCCAGAATCGTCAATAAGGATCTTATGTCAAGCAGGAGCCATTCCTGTCCTGGTACTGCTGCTGCAGTCCTCAGATTCAGAGGTTCAGTTTTACAGCTGTACCGCTCTCTGCAACATCGCTGCTGTTCAGGAGCACCACCCAAAGTTGCTCAGCATTGGGGGTCATTTTTTGTTAAAGTCTCTTTTGACTCTCATGTCTTCCCCTGTGCAAAAGGTAATTGTGAACTTTAGTGGCCAAATGATGAATTTGAAGGTAAATCAGTAACAGTGTTCAATTAATATCTTATTCTTTTACAGAATTCAAACCAAGCGTGCAGATGCCTAGAAACTTTCTCAAAGAATGGTAATTATAAACATTTGACTAACAATTGACACCATACCCAAAGTAGATGTTgtatgtcttttttgtgtgtagttCTGATCCAGGAGCAGCTGATGGATCTTGACTGTGTGTTGCCTTTGAAGGCGTTGCTGAAAACCTCCTCTCCAGAGTCAGCCATAACACTACTGTCTGCACTGTCTGCACGCCCCCCAAACAATGTACGATTTCCTACTAACTATCTGTGGTGTGTTACTACTATGAACTGGTTGAAAATGATGTGTTAATCTATGGGgacattctttttcttttgcttgAACTAGTAATCACTggatgtaaaaacaacacaaaacttcAGATATAAGGCAACTAGTAAATGTTTAAATCCCAATATTGATCATATATCCGTGATTTAATTTCAGGACATCCTGGTTAGTGAAGGACTGTTGGATGAAATTGGTCAGCTGCTTCATCATCACAGGTGCAGCTCTGTTATAATCACACACAGCGGCAAGATAATCACTGACCTGTGTAGCTCCTGCGAAGGTCAGCAGGTACGCCATGGCTATAATTCATGTCACGTCTTTAGTAAATACATGATTTGTTTGTGCATGGTGCCAGAGAATGATAAACTCTTAATAAAGTCACACTGAATCCCATCATGGCTATTTAGGCTGTGATGGAAAGTCTGTGTTTATCAGGACTCCTCTCCGCCCTTCAGTCTTCCACCCTGTCAGATGAGACGTTGCTGCACGTGACAACACACTTACATCACCTGATGACCTGGGGTGAGCGACCTGGACATGTATTAGTATTTGT includes:
- the LOC123978737 gene encoding vacuolar protein 8-like isoform X2 — translated: MATGFCGNCSRLLKEFTAHFRKVYREIEQQIREVFRELSQCTCFRTTPERMFLRRMTQEFPSLHLLYEDETQLLDQESLRGLNSLASSENTNLQMTAAMYYLHLSHHYAFMEPVMALLLSTDLNVQKTISLSLVNLLVKNNVCKELVIEMGMLVPILELFQSGDATGQCHSCACVTMLASSESNREAITTDGIIPLLALAKSYDPQVQQSATWALLHLTQSESSIRILCQAGAIPVLVLLLQSSDSEVQFYSCTALCNIAAVQEHHPKLLSIGGHFLLKSLLTLMSSPVQKNSNQACRCLETFSKNVLIQEQLMDLDCVLPLKALLKTSSPESAITLLSALSARPPNNDILVSEGLLDEIGQLLHHHRCSSVIITHSGKIITDLCSSCEGQQAVMESLCLSGLLSALQSSTLSDETLLHVTTHLHHLMTWDPLKSTLSVTITSDQVSRLVKLLGQTQYPQLSYNSAAIISKLEMTGKMAQLLRPHYITMLEYLLVFLKSKDVNFQQLGIVTILNLKKDEDFSSLLANSKLELQLWMVHVQTEETRRLLQKIEPLSPSSVNL
- the LOC123978737 gene encoding vacuolar protein 8-like isoform X1, with amino-acid sequence MATGFCGNCSRLLKEFTAHFRKVYREIEQQIREVFRELSQCTCFRTTPERMFLRRMTQEFPSLHLLYEDETQLLDQESLRGLNSLASSENTNLQMTAAMYYLHLSHHLKSPLPDAFMEPVMALLLSTDLNVQKTISLSLVNLLVKNNVCKELVIEMGMLVPILELFQSGDATGQCHSCACVTMLASSESNREAITTDGIIPLLALAKSYDPQVQQSATWALLHLTQSESSIRILCQAGAIPVLVLLLQSSDSEVQFYSCTALCNIAAVQEHHPKLLSIGGHFLLKSLLTLMSSPVQKNSNQACRCLETFSKNVLIQEQLMDLDCVLPLKALLKTSSPESAITLLSALSARPPNNDILVSEGLLDEIGQLLHHHRCSSVIITHSGKIITDLCSSCEGQQAVMESLCLSGLLSALQSSTLSDETLLHVTTHLHHLMTWDPLKSTLSVTITSDQVSRLVKLLGQTQYPQLSYNSAAIISKLEMTGKMAQLLRPHYITMLEYLLVFLKSKDVNFQQLGIVTILNLKKDEDFSSLLANSKLELQLWMVHVQTEETRRLLQKIEPLSPSSVNL
- the LOC123978737 gene encoding vacuolar protein 8-like isoform X3, coding for MATGFCGNCSRLLKEFTAHFRKVYREIEQQIREVFRELSQCTCFRTTPERMFLRRMTQEFPSLHLLYEDETQLLDQESLRGLNSLASSENTNLQMTAAMYYLHLSHHLKSPLPDAFMEPVMALLLSTDLNVQKTISLSLVNLLVKNNVCKELVIEMGMLVPILELFQSGDATGQCHSCACVTMLASSESNREAITTDGIIPLLALAKSYDPQVQQSATWALLHLTQSESSIRILCQAGAIPVLVLLLQSSDSEVQFYSCTALCNIAAVQEHHPKLLSIGGHFLLKSLLTLMSSPVQKNSNQACRCLETFSKNVLIQEQLMDLDCVLPLKALLKTSSPESAITLLSALSARPPNNDILVSEGLLDEIGQLLHHHRCSSVIITHSGKIITDLCSSCEGQQSSTLSDETLLHVTTHLHHLMTWDPLKSTLSVTITSDQVSRLVKLLGQTQYPQLSYNSAAIISKLEMTGKMAQLLRPHYITMLEYLLVFLKSKDVNFQQLGIVTILNLKKDEDFSSLLANSKLELQLWMVHVQTEETRRLLQKIEPLSPSSVNL